Proteins from one Streptosporangium becharense genomic window:
- a CDS encoding type I polyketide synthase: MANDDKLRDYLKRATADLQDTRRRLREAEAREHEPIAIVAMSCRLPGGVDSPERLWRLVADGGDAVSGFPDDRGWDLERLFDSDPETPGTTYARHGGFIHDAGGFDAGFFGMSPREALASDPQQRLLLETSWELLERAGIDPGSLRGSRTGVFVGAASSGYGTGQGAFPAGVEGHLLTGGSTAVMSGRLSYTFGFEGPAITADTACSSSLVTLHLACESLRRGECTLAITGGATIIFTPEIFVEFSRQRGLAPDGRCKAFAAAADGTGFSEGVGLLLLERLSDARRNGHPVLAVVRGSAVNQDGASNGLSAPNGPSQQRVIREALVNAQLVASDVDAVEAHGTGTMLGDPIEAQALLATYGQDRPADRPLWLGSVKSNIGHTQAAAGVAGVIKTVMALRHGLLPKTLYVDAPTPHVDWSAGAVSLLTEPVEWPDSGRPRRAGVSSFGISGTNAHVILEQAPADVPGEADTAGDGSLGGTAATAARNGSPAVAETDAEPSPSLPLPVLVSARSEEALAAQAGRLAAFVGEHPGLRPLDVAYSLATGRVAFEHRAVVVGGDRAGVLEGLSALAGGRSGPGVVRGRAGEGRLAVLFSGQGSQRPGMGRVLAGALPGFAAHLEEVCAHLDGHLPRPLREVMFADPGSAEAALLDQTVFTQAALFAVEVSLFRTLQGWGLVPDYLLGHSIGELAAAQVAGVFSLADGCALVAARGRLMQALPEGGAMLAVRAAEAEVAGVLAEVDPEGVRVGIAAVNGPAAVVVSGDVDVVERVGARFAVLGRKSRRLRVSHAFHSPRMEPMLAEFEAVAAGVAYGPARIPVVSNVTGRVAGEELGGAGYWVAHVRRAVRFADGVASLRAAGVGVFVEVGPDGVLSAMGQDCVSAGSDTETETAAGSGLAAAGAAGEAVFVPVLRRDRDEVAQVVSAVGAVHAAGHAVGWETFFTDAATAATTGAATAVTTGAATAGASGTAGADGTAAVTSGAAAGVTAPRRVELPTYAFQHRHYWLHTPRSGTDPESAGLGTPGHPLLGAAVELPDSGGHLLTARLSAQTHPWLADHAVGDAVLFPGTGLVELAVRAGDQVGCGRIEELTLEAPLVLPARGGVRVQVVVGAPDESQAHTVSVYGRAEDAPADEPWTRHATGLLTPSAAPAGTGLAEWPPPGAEAVEVDGLYERLAALGLHYGPAFRGLRAAWTRGEEVFAEVALPDDLAADAAGFGIHPALLDAALHALALSEVSAEHAALPFAWSQVDLHAAGASSLRVRVAPTGGDSLRLEAADPAGHPVASIGSLVLRPVGAAGVRAARPSAERSLYRVEWTPAETGAGSPGGTATGTASGTASGDATGTVFGDATGTGALARGWVLVGDDAFGLGAALASAGTPVESHAGLSDLLAAVESGTPAPVVAVAVSDVPCGDPGVPGDPGDLGDSGGDPGGEAVAGAVRSAVHRILDLARAWAADERLADSRLVVVTRGAVAAGPGESVPDLAGASVWGLVRAAQAENPDRFVLADLDGHAASAALLPAAVATGEPQLAIREGRGVLAARLVRATGAVLTPPEGAASWRMDSRDKGTLENLTLLDAPEAVAPLGPGQVRVALRAAGVNFRDVLNALGMYPGEAGAMGLEGAGLVVEVGPGVTAFAAGDRVMGMFDGGAFGPLAVTDHRQLATVPEGWTFAQAASTPVAFLTAYYALVDLAGLKAGERVLVHAAAGGVGMAAVQLARHFGAEVFGTASTGKWDVLRSLGLDEAHISSSRTLDFEGAFLAATGGDGVDVVLNSLAGDFVDASLRTLPRGGRFVEMGKTDIRPPEAVAAAHTGVRYRDFDLVEAGYDRIGEMLGELVTLFEQGAIRPLPVTGWDIRRAPEAFRFLSQARHVGKVALTMPVPFDAGGTVLVTGGTGGLGGLVARHLVTAHGARNLLLTSRRGLAAEGARELREELTALGADVEIAACDVSDRSALAKLLAAVPAGRPLTAVVHAAGVLDDGVLASLTGERVDAVLRPKADAALHLHELTRDFDLSAFVLFSSVAGTLGSTGQGNYAAANAFLDALAAWRRARGLPALSLAWGPWAQSGMLGTLTDADVSRMARDGIVPLSPDEGLALFDAAAGRPDPVLVPIRLDAKALAARGEGLPPLLRGVARAPGRRAAAASAGGDATAGLHARLAALPVADRHQALLDLVRAEVAAVLGHSSADQVEADRAFDEMGFDSLTSVELRNRLNAATGRRLPATLVFDYANPSALAAYLRSELVPDEGPTETQVLQELDRLGRLLAEVTPDKETRFTVATRLRGLLAQWQGDGTGQDTGGGAATGDGVESASADELFALIDKGL, from the coding sequence ATGGCGAATGACGACAAGCTGCGCGACTACCTCAAGCGTGCCACCGCCGACCTGCAGGACACCCGACGGCGCCTGCGCGAGGCGGAGGCCAGGGAACACGAACCCATCGCGATCGTGGCGATGAGCTGCCGCCTACCCGGCGGGGTGGACAGCCCGGAGCGGCTCTGGCGGCTGGTCGCGGACGGCGGCGACGCCGTGTCCGGCTTCCCCGACGACCGCGGCTGGGACCTGGAGCGGCTCTTCGACTCCGACCCGGAGACCCCCGGCACGACCTACGCCCGCCACGGCGGCTTCATCCACGACGCCGGCGGCTTCGACGCGGGTTTCTTCGGGATGAGCCCGCGTGAGGCCCTCGCCTCCGACCCGCAGCAGCGGCTGCTGCTGGAGACCTCCTGGGAACTGCTGGAACGGGCCGGGATCGACCCCGGATCGCTCCGGGGCAGCCGGACGGGCGTCTTCGTCGGCGCCGCCTCCAGCGGGTACGGCACCGGTCAGGGCGCCTTCCCCGCCGGCGTCGAGGGTCACCTGCTGACCGGCGGCTCCACCGCGGTGATGTCCGGCCGGCTGTCCTACACCTTCGGGTTCGAAGGGCCCGCGATCACCGCGGACACCGCCTGCTCGTCCTCCCTGGTCACCCTGCACCTGGCGTGCGAGTCGCTGCGGCGGGGTGAGTGCACCCTGGCCATCACCGGCGGCGCCACCATCATCTTCACCCCCGAGATCTTCGTGGAGTTCAGCCGCCAGCGCGGCCTGGCCCCCGACGGCCGGTGCAAGGCGTTCGCCGCCGCCGCAGACGGCACCGGTTTCTCCGAGGGCGTCGGCCTGCTGCTGCTGGAGCGGCTGTCGGACGCGCGCCGCAACGGCCACCCGGTGCTGGCGGTGGTGCGCGGCAGCGCGGTCAACCAGGACGGGGCCAGCAACGGCCTGTCCGCCCCCAACGGCCCCTCCCAGCAGCGGGTCATCCGTGAGGCGCTGGTCAACGCCCAGCTCGTGGCGTCGGACGTGGACGCCGTCGAGGCGCACGGCACCGGCACCATGCTCGGCGACCCGATCGAGGCGCAGGCGCTGCTGGCCACCTACGGCCAGGACCGCCCCGCCGATCGGCCGCTCTGGCTGGGCTCGGTCAAGTCGAACATCGGTCACACCCAGGCCGCCGCGGGTGTGGCGGGCGTCATCAAGACGGTGATGGCTCTGCGGCACGGCCTGCTGCCCAAGACCCTCTACGTCGACGCACCCACCCCGCACGTCGACTGGTCGGCGGGTGCGGTGTCGCTGCTGACCGAGCCGGTCGAGTGGCCCGACAGCGGTCGTCCCCGCCGGGCCGGGGTGTCGTCCTTCGGCATCAGCGGCACCAACGCGCACGTCATCCTGGAGCAGGCCCCGGCCGACGTCCCCGGCGAGGCCGACACCGCCGGGGACGGAAGCCTCGGCGGAACGGCGGCGACCGCGGCCCGGAACGGTTCGCCCGCCGTCGCGGAGACCGACGCCGAGCCGTCGCCGTCGCTTCCGCTGCCGGTTCTGGTGTCGGCGCGCAGCGAGGAGGCGCTGGCCGCCCAGGCCGGACGGCTGGCGGCGTTCGTCGGGGAACACCCGGGGCTCCGGCCTCTGGACGTGGCGTACTCGCTGGCCACCGGCCGGGTCGCCTTCGAGCACCGTGCGGTGGTCGTGGGCGGGGACCGTGCCGGGGTGCTGGAAGGGTTGTCGGCGTTGGCGGGCGGCCGGTCGGGTCCCGGGGTGGTGCGGGGCCGGGCCGGTGAGGGCCGGTTGGCGGTGTTGTTCTCCGGGCAGGGCAGTCAGCGTCCCGGGATGGGCCGGGTGCTGGCGGGGGCGTTGCCCGGGTTCGCCGCGCACCTGGAGGAGGTGTGCGCGCATCTGGACGGGCATCTGCCGCGTCCGTTGCGGGAGGTGATGTTCGCCGATCCGGGTAGCGCGGAGGCGGCGTTGCTGGATCAGACGGTGTTCACGCAGGCGGCGTTGTTCGCGGTGGAGGTGAGCCTGTTCCGCACCCTGCAGGGGTGGGGGCTGGTGCCGGACTATCTGCTGGGGCATTCGATCGGGGAGCTGGCCGCGGCGCAGGTGGCGGGGGTGTTCTCGCTGGCCGATGGGTGTGCGCTGGTGGCGGCGCGGGGCCGGTTGATGCAGGCGCTGCCGGAGGGCGGGGCGATGCTGGCGGTGCGGGCGGCCGAGGCCGAGGTGGCCGGGGTGCTGGCCGAGGTCGATCCCGAGGGGGTGCGGGTCGGGATCGCGGCGGTCAACGGTCCGGCCGCCGTCGTGGTGTCGGGGGATGTGGACGTGGTGGAGCGGGTGGGTGCGCGCTTTGCGGTGTTGGGCCGTAAGAGTCGCCGGTTGCGGGTCAGTCATGCGTTTCATTCGCCGCGGATGGAGCCGATGCTGGCGGAGTTCGAGGCGGTGGCCGCGGGGGTGGCGTACGGGCCGGCGCGGATTCCGGTGGTGTCGAACGTGACCGGGCGGGTGGCGGGGGAGGAGTTGGGCGGCGCGGGGTATTGGGTGGCGCATGTGCGGCGGGCGGTGCGGTTCGCCGACGGGGTCGCGTCTTTGCGTGCGGCCGGGGTGGGGGTGTTCGTGGAGGTGGGTCCGGACGGGGTGTTGTCGGCGATGGGCCAGGACTGTGTCTCGGCCGGGTCCGATACCGAGACCGAAACCGCGGCCGGTTCCGGCCTCGCCGCTGCCGGGGCTGCCGGTGAGGCGGTGTTCGTGCCGGTGTTGCGTCGGGATCGGGACGAGGTGGCGCAGGTGGTGTCGGCGGTGGGTGCGGTGCACGCGGCCGGGCACGCGGTGGGCTGGGAGACGTTCTTCACCGACGCCGCGACCGCCGCGACCACCGGCGCCGCGACTGCCGTGACCACTGGCGCCGCGACCGCCGGCGCCTCCGGGACCGCGGGTGCCGACGGCACCGCCGCCGTGACCTCCGGCGCCGCCGCCGGGGTGACGGCGCCGCGCCGGGTCGAGCTGCCCACGTACGCCTTCCAGCACCGCCACTACTGGCTGCACACCCCCCGCTCCGGCACCGACCCGGAGTCCGCCGGGCTCGGCACGCCCGGCCACCCCCTGCTGGGTGCCGCGGTGGAACTGCCCGACTCGGGCGGGCACCTGCTCACCGCGCGGCTCTCCGCGCAGACGCATCCCTGGCTGGCCGACCACGCGGTGGGCGACGCGGTGCTGTTCCCGGGCACCGGGCTCGTCGAACTGGCCGTCCGCGCCGGTGACCAGGTCGGCTGCGGCAGGATCGAGGAGCTGACGCTGGAGGCCCCGCTGGTCCTGCCCGCCCGGGGAGGCGTCCGGGTGCAGGTCGTGGTGGGCGCCCCCGACGAGTCGCAGGCCCACACCGTCAGCGTGTACGGACGCGCCGAGGACGCCCCGGCCGACGAGCCGTGGACCCGCCACGCCACCGGGCTCCTCACCCCGTCCGCGGCACCCGCCGGCACGGGGCTCGCCGAGTGGCCGCCGCCCGGCGCGGAAGCGGTGGAGGTGGACGGCCTGTACGAGCGGCTCGCCGCTCTCGGACTCCACTACGGCCCGGCCTTCCGGGGCCTGCGCGCGGCCTGGACCCGCGGCGAGGAGGTGTTCGCCGAGGTCGCGCTGCCCGACGACCTCGCCGCCGACGCCGCCGGGTTCGGCATCCACCCGGCCCTGCTGGACGCCGCCCTGCACGCCCTCGCGCTGAGCGAGGTCTCCGCGGAGCACGCCGCGCTGCCGTTCGCGTGGTCCCAGGTGGACCTGCACGCCGCCGGGGCGTCGAGCCTGCGGGTGCGGGTCGCCCCCACCGGCGGCGACTCGCTGCGCCTGGAGGCGGCCGACCCCGCGGGTCACCCGGTGGCGTCGATCGGCTCGCTCGTGCTGCGTCCGGTCGGAGCCGCCGGTGTGCGGGCCGCCCGCCCCAGCGCGGAACGCTCGCTGTACCGGGTCGAGTGGACGCCGGCCGAGACCGGGGCCGGGTCTCCGGGCGGCACCGCCACCGGGACCGCCTCCGGGACCGCGTCCGGGGACGCCACCGGCACCGTGTTCGGGGACGCCACCGGCACCGGTGCGCTGGCCCGTGGCTGGGTGCTGGTCGGCGACGACGCCTTCGGCCTCGGCGCGGCCCTGGCCTCGGCGGGGACTCCGGTGGAGTCCCACGCCGGCCTGTCCGACCTGCTCGCGGCCGTCGAGTCCGGAACCCCGGCCCCCGTGGTCGCGGTCGCCGTCTCGGACGTCCCTTGCGGCGACCCCGGCGTCCCCGGCGACCCCGGGGATCTCGGCGACTCCGGCGGCGATCCCGGCGGCGAGGCGGTCGCCGGCGCCGTCCGGTCGGCCGTGCACCGGATCCTCGACCTGGCGCGGGCATGGGCGGCCGACGAGCGGCTCGCCGACTCGCGGCTCGTCGTCGTGACCCGGGGTGCCGTCGCGGCGGGACCCGGTGAGAGCGTCCCGGACCTGGCCGGCGCCTCCGTCTGGGGCCTGGTCCGCGCCGCCCAGGCGGAGAACCCGGACCGGTTCGTCCTGGCCGACCTCGACGGCCACGCCGCGTCCGCCGCCCTGCTGCCCGCCGCCGTCGCGACCGGCGAACCACAGCTCGCGATCCGCGAGGGCAGGGGAGTGCTGGCCGCCCGGCTCGTCCGCGCGACCGGCGCCGTCCTCACCCCGCCCGAGGGAGCCGCCTCCTGGCGGATGGACAGCCGGGACAAGGGCACCCTGGAGAACCTGACCCTCCTGGACGCCCCCGAGGCGGTGGCGCCGCTCGGCCCGGGGCAGGTCCGGGTGGCGCTCCGCGCGGCCGGCGTGAACTTCCGCGACGTGCTCAACGCGCTCGGCATGTATCCGGGCGAGGCCGGCGCGATGGGCCTGGAAGGCGCGGGTCTCGTCGTGGAGGTCGGCCCCGGGGTCACCGCGTTCGCCGCGGGCGACCGGGTGATGGGCATGTTCGACGGCGGCGCCTTCGGCCCGCTGGCCGTCACCGACCACCGCCAGCTGGCCACCGTGCCCGAGGGGTGGACCTTCGCCCAGGCCGCCTCGACCCCGGTCGCCTTCCTGACCGCCTACTACGCGCTGGTGGACCTGGCGGGCCTGAAGGCGGGCGAGAGGGTGCTGGTGCACGCCGCCGCGGGCGGCGTGGGCATGGCCGCCGTGCAGCTGGCCCGGCACTTCGGCGCGGAGGTGTTCGGCACGGCCAGCACCGGCAAGTGGGACGTCCTGCGCTCGCTCGGTCTGGACGAGGCGCACATCTCCTCCTCGCGCACCCTCGACTTCGAAGGCGCCTTCCTCGCCGCGACCGGTGGGGACGGCGTCGACGTGGTGCTCAACTCGCTGGCCGGCGACTTCGTCGACGCCTCTCTGCGGACGCTGCCGCGCGGCGGCCGGTTCGTGGAGATGGGCAAGACCGACATCCGCCCGCCGGAGGCCGTGGCCGCCGCCCACACCGGGGTCCGCTACCGCGACTTCGACCTGGTCGAGGCCGGGTACGACCGGATCGGCGAGATGCTCGGCGAACTGGTGACGCTGTTCGAACAGGGGGCGATCCGGCCGCTGCCGGTGACCGGCTGGGACATCCGCCGTGCCCCGGAGGCGTTCCGCTTCCTGTCGCAGGCCAGGCACGTCGGCAAGGTCGCGCTGACCATGCCGGTCCCGTTCGACGCGGGCGGCACGGTGCTCGTCACCGGCGGCACCGGCGGGCTCGGCGGGCTCGTCGCCCGCCACCTGGTGACCGCGCACGGTGCCCGCAACCTGCTGCTGACCAGCCGCCGCGGCCTCGCCGCCGAAGGCGCGCGCGAACTGCGCGAGGAGCTCACCGCGCTGGGCGCCGACGTCGAGATCGCCGCCTGCGACGTGTCCGACCGGTCCGCCCTGGCGAAGCTGCTCGCCGCGGTGCCGGCCGGACGCCCGCTCACCGCCGTGGTGCACGCCGCCGGTGTGCTCGACGACGGTGTGCTCGCCTCCCTCACCGGGGAACGGGTGGACGCCGTGCTGCGTCCCAAGGCCGACGCCGCGCTGCACCTGCACGAGCTGACCCGGGACTTCGACCTGTCGGCGTTCGTGCTGTTCTCCTCGGTGGCCGGCACGCTCGGCAGCACCGGGCAGGGCAACTACGCGGCGGCCAACGCCTTCCTGGACGCGCTGGCCGCCTGGCGCCGCGCCAGGGGGCTGCCGGCCCTGTCGCTCGCCTGGGGGCCCTGGGCACAGTCCGGCATGCTCGGCACCCTCACCGACGCCGACGTCAGCCGGATGGCCCGCGACGGGATCGTGCCGCTCTCCCCCGACGAGGGGCTGGCCCTGTTCGACGCCGCCGCCGGGCGTCCCGATCCCGTGCTGGTGCCCATCCGCCTCGACGCCAAGGCGCTGGCCGCCCGGGGCGAGGGGCTGCCGCCGCTGCTGCGGGGCGTGGCGCGCGCTCCCGGCCGCCGCGCCGCGGCGGCCTCCGCGGGCGGGGACGCCACCGCCGGCCTGCACGCCAGGCTGGCGGCGCTGCCCGTCGCCGACCGTCACCAGGCGCTGCTCGACCTGGTACGGGCGGAGGTCGCCGCCGTGCTCGGACACTCCTCGGCCGACCAGGTGGAGGCCGACCGCGCCTTCGACGAGATGGGCTTCGACTCGCTCACCTCGGTCGAGCTGCGCAACCGGCTCAACGCCGCGACCGGGCGGCGGCTGCCCGCCACCCTCGTGTTCGACTACGCGAACCCGTCCGCGCTCGCCGCGTACCTGCGTTCGGAGCTGGTGCCGGACGAGGGACCGACCGAGACCCAGGTGCTCCAGGAGCTCGACCGGCTGGGCCGGCTGCTCGCGGAGGTCACGCCGGACAAGGAGACGCGCTTCACCGTCGCCACCCGGCTGCGGGGCCTGCTGGCGCAGTGGCAGGGCGACGGCACCGGCCAGGACACCGGCGGCGGCGCCGCCACCGGTGACGGCGTGGAGTCGGCGAGCGCCGACGAGCTGTTCGCGCTGATCGACAAGGGGCTCTGA